A window from Salminus brasiliensis chromosome 7, fSalBra1.hap2, whole genome shotgun sequence encodes these proteins:
- the LOC140559759 gene encoding odorant receptor 131-2-like, whose product MNSSRDAFEDAFMKNFIAVGLGVIITYINGIFVLAFFKNPFFYTNPRYILYIHLVINDIIMLFLSVVLHVVSYAAPLMNFTLCSVLIMVSSATAENSPLNLAGMALERYIAICKPLHHHQLCSVNRTYILIGLIWFLTFVPALTDIIIVLVNEPISIFSTSVICYSKSVFGSNQHLMKMIIVESLYLSCVWMTLIFTYFKVLQAAKAATTDQVSARKARNTILLHGLQLLLCMLTYITPSVNYFFLALFPKSRSTILFTSYLMSNVIPRLLSPLIYGVRDQKMYRYVRMYLTCILFSQKVQPKANGIKS is encoded by the coding sequence ATGAACTCAAGTCGGGATGCTTTTGAGGACGCTTTTATGAAGAACTTTATTGCAGTTGGACTGGGTGTGATCATAACTTACATCAATGGGATTTTTGTGTTAgccttttttaaaaatccatttTTTTACACCAACCCAAGATACATCCTGTACATTCATCTTGTCATCAATGATATAATCATGCTCTTTCTTTCAGTTGTTCTGCATGTTGTAAGTTACGCTGCACCTCTAATGAATTTCACACTCTGCAGTGTTCTGATTATGGTCAGCTCGGCAACTGCAGAAAACAGTCCACTGAATCTAGCTGGAATGGCCTTGGAGCGCTACATTGCCATCTGCAAACCACTTCATCACCATCAGCTCTGTTCAGTGAACAGGACTTACATTCTCATCGGCCTGATCTGGTTCCTGACCTTTGTTCCAGCTCTAACTGATATCATCATTGTGTTGGTGAATGAACCCATCAGCATTTTCTCAACGTCGGTTATTTGCTACAGCAAGAGTGTCTTCGGTTCGAATCAGCACCTAATGAAAATGATCATTGTAGAGTCTCTTTATTTATCATGTGTGTGGATGACCCTGATCTTCACTTACTTCAAGGTTCTTCAGGCAGCGAAAGCTGCAACGACTGATCAGGTTTCTGCCAGAAAAGCCCGGAACACTATTTTACTCCACGGCCTGCAGCTCCTTCTCTGCATGCTTACCTACATCACCCCGTCTGTAAACTATTTTTTCTTAGCCTTGTTCCCTAAATCTAGAAGTACAATTTTGTTCACCAGCTATCTGATGTCTAATGTTATTCCAAGGCTGCTCAGTCCTCTTATATATGGAGTCCGAGATCAAAAAATGTACCGATATGTCAGAATGTATTTAACATGCATTTTATTCAGTCAAAAAGTTCAACCAAAAGCTAATGGGATCAAGTCTTAG